A single window of Gossypium arboreum isolate Shixiya-1 chromosome 13, ASM2569848v2, whole genome shotgun sequence DNA harbors:
- the LOC108461296 gene encoding profilin → MSWQTYVDEHLMCEIDGNHLSSAAIVGHDGSIWAQSSNFPQFKQEEINAIMNDFAEPGSLAPTGLYLGGTKYMVIQGEPGYVIRGKKGSGGITIKKSNMALLIGIYDEPMTPGQCNMVVERLGDYLIEQGF, encoded by the exons atgtcgTGGCAAACATATGTAGATGAGCACTTGATGTGCGAAATCGATGGCAATCATCTCTCCTCCGCCGCCATCGTCGGCCACGATGGCAGCATTTGGGCCCAGAGCTCCAATTTCCCTCAG TTCAAACAAGAAGAGATTAATGCCATCATGAATGACTTTGCTGAACCTGGGTCACTTGCTCCAACTGGATTGTACCTTGGTGGCACAAAATATATGGTGATCCAAGGCGAACCCGGATATGTTATTCGAGGGAAGAAG gGATCCGGAGGTATTACTATTAAAAAGTCCAATATGGCTTTGCTCATCGGAATCTATGATGAGCCAATGACTCCCGGCCAATGCAATATGGTTGTGGAAAGGCTTGGTGATTATCTCATTGAACAGGGTTTTTGA
- the LOC108462937 gene encoding mitogen-activated protein kinase kinase 6: MKSKKPLKQLKLAVPAQETPISSFLTASGTFHDGDLLLNQKGLRLISEEKESRPSDAKELDFEFSLEDLETIKVIGKGSGGVVQLVRHKWVGRLFALKVIQMNIQEEIRKQIVQELKINQASQCSHVVVCYHSFYHNGAISLVLEYMDRGSLADVIRQVNTILEPYLAVVCKQVLQGLVYLHHERHVIHRDIKPSNLLVNHKGEVKITDFGVSAMLASSMGQRDTFVGTYNYMSPERISGSTYDYSSDIWSLGMVVLECAIGRFPYMQSEDQQSWPSFYELLEAIVEKPPPTAPSDQFSPEFCSFVSACIKKNPKERASSLDLLSHPFIKKFEDKDIDLGILVGSLEPPVNYPR, encoded by the exons atgaagAGCAAGAAGCCATTGAAGCAACTGAAGCTCGCTGTTCCAGCTCAAGAAACCCCTATCTCTTCTTTCTT GACGGCGAGTGGGACATTTCATGATGGCGATTTGCTTCTAAATCAGAAAGGATTGCGTCTTATTTCCGAGGAAAAGGAATCCCGA CCTTCTGACGCCAAGGAGCTTGATTTTGAATTCTCATTGGAAGACCTTGAGACAATCAAAGTTATTGGGAAGGGCAGTGGTGGTGTAGTACAACTTGTTCGCCACAAATGGGTTGGAAGATTGTTTGCCTTGAAG GTCATCCAAATGAACATACAAGAGGAAATTCGCAAGCAAATTGTGCAGGAGCTAAAAATAAACCAAGCATCACAATGTTCGCATGTTGTAGTTTGCTACCATTCTTTCTATCACAATGGGGCCATATCTCTGGTGCTAGAATACATGGACCGTGGATCTCTGGCTGATGTGATCAGACAAGTTAACACAATTCTTGAACCATATCTTGCAGTTGTGTGTAAGCAG GTTCTACAGGGACTTGTGTATTTGCACCATGAAAGGCATGTAATACATAGGGACATAAAACCATCCAATCTACTGGTAAACCATAAAGGGGAAGTGAAGATCACTGATTTTGGTGTTAGTGCAATGCTAGCTAGCTCTATGGGCCAGAGAGATACATTTGTTGGGACTTACAACTACATGTCG CCGGAGAGGATTAGTGGGAGCACTTATGACTATAGCAGTGATATTTGGAGTTTGGGAATGGTAGTGCTTGAATGTGCTATTGGACGTTTCCCATATATGCAATCTGAAGATCAACAAAGCTGGCCTAGCTTTTATGAGCTTTTGGAGGCAATAGTGGAAAAGCCTCCACCGACTGCTCCATCAGATCAATTCTCTCCAGAGTTCTGTTCATTTGTATCAGCCTG CATAAAGAAGAACCCTAAAGAAAGAGCATCATCTTTGGACCTCTTG AGTCACCCTTTCATCAAAAAGTTCGAAGACAAAGACATAGACCTTGGGATTTTGGTAGGTAGCTTGGAACCTCCTGTGAATTACCCAAGATAA
- the LOC108464369 gene encoding dolichyl-diphosphooligosaccharide--protein glycosyltransferase subunit STT3A-like — translation MAAPEASTAAVPTLYTNNTLRNAFGGVLSFFILLLIGVLAFSIRLFSVIKYESVIHEFDPYFNYRVTQFLTKKGIYEFWNWFDDRTWYPLGRVIGGTVYPGLTLTAGTIWWLLNSLNIPLSVETVCVFTAPIFSAFASWATYLLTKEVKGAGAGLTSAVLLAMVPSYISRSVAGSYDNEAVAIFALIFTFYLYLKTLNTGSLFYATLNSLAYFYMVCSWGGYTFIINLIPMHVLLCIVTGRYSSRLYIAYAPLVVLGTLLAALVPVVGFNAVMTSEHFASFLVFIIIHVVAFVYYIKGILSPKMFKVAVTLVVTVGLAVCCAVIAVLIALVASSPTKGWSGRSLSLLDPTYASKYIPIIASVSEHQPPTWPSYFMDINVLAFLVPAGIIACFLPLSDASSFVVLYIATSVYFSGVMVRLMLVLAPAACITSGIALSEAFDVLTGSIKFQLPGVTSNAEVDAGETSSDTSEAQTDEVKAEKPDDTSKNRPLKKSKKKERELAENPPAKATAKAKAKAKAEKKRLLALPLEASVISLLLLVVLGAFYVVHSVWAAAEAYSAPSIVLTTRSRDGLHVFDDFREAYAWLSHNTDVNDKVASWWDYGYQTTAMANRTVIVDNNTWNNTHIATVGTAMSSPERAAWEIFHSLDVKYVLVVFGGLIGYPSDDINKFLWMVRIGGGVFPHIKEPDYLRDGQYRIDSQATPTMLNCLMYKLSYYRFVETDGKAYDRVRRTEIGKKYFKLTHFEEVFTTHHWMVRIYKLKPLKNRIRGKAKKSKSKTSSTSSSKRSGTKKKNPWQ, via the exons ATGGCGGCTCCAGAGGCCTCAACCGCCGCCGTACCGACTCTATACACCAATAACACCTTGCGAAATGCTTTCGGCGGTGTTCTCTCTTTCTTCATCCTCCTCCTGATCGGAGTTCTCGCTTTCTCGATCCGTCTTTTCTCT GTTATAAAATACGAGAGTGTTATTCATGAGTTCGATCCTTACTTTAATTACAGAGTCACTCAG TTTCTTACAAAGAAGGGAATTTATGAATTTTGGAATTGGTTTGATGATCGAACTTG GTACCCTCTTGGGCGCGTGATTGGCGGAACTGTTTACCCTGGGTTGACCTTGACAGCTGGCACCATTTGGTG GTTGTTAAATTCTTTAAATATTCCACTGTCTGTGGAAACCGTTTGTGTTTTTACTGCACCTATATTCTCTGCTTTTGCTTCATGGGCGACATACCTCTTGACTAAG GAAGTTAAGGGTGCTGGTGCTGGACTGACATCTGCTGTTCTTTTAGCCATG GTTCCATCATATATCTCCCGGTCTGTTGCCGGTAGCTATGACAATGAAGCTGTAGCAATATTTGCTTTGATCTTCACTTTCTATCTTTATTTAAAG ACCCTAAATACTGGATCCCTGTTTTATGCCACCTTAAATTCACTTGCATACTTTTATATG GTCTGCTCTTGGGGAGGATACACATTCATTATTAACCTCATTCCAATGCATGTGCTTCTATGCATTGTAACTGGTCGATATTCTTCTCGATTGTACATCGCTTATGCTCCTCTC GTTGTTTTGGGAACATTACTAGCTGCTTTGGTGCCAGTAGTGGGGTTTAATGCTGTGATGACATCAGAGCATTTTGCATCATTTTTG GTTTTCATTATTATCCATGTAGTGGCTTTTGTGTACTATATCAAGGGGATTCTTTCCCCCAAAATGTTTAAAGTTGCTGTGACACTTGTTGTGACTGTTGGCCT GGCAGTGTGTTGTGCTGTGATAGCTGTACTTATAGCATTAGTAGCTTCCAGTCCAACAAAGGGATGGAGTGGACGAAGCTTAAGTCTGCTTGACCC AACTTATGCAAGCAAATATATACCAATCATTGCTAGTGTTAGTGAACATCAACCACCTACTTGGCCATCTTATTTCATGGACATTAATGTTTTGGCCTTCTTGGTTCCAGCTGGTATCATT GCCTGCTTTTTGCCTTTATCAGATGCAAGCTCATTCGTTGTCCTCTATATTGCAACCTCTGTATATTTCTCTGGAGTAATG GTCCGCTTAATGCTTGTGCTTGCTCCGGCTGCGTGCATCACATCTGGAATTGCCCTTTCCGAAGCTTTTGATGTTTTAACCGGATCAATAAAGTTTCAGCTACCTGGAGTAACAAGCAATGCTGAAGTTGAT GCAGGGGAAACTAGTTCTGATACTAGTGAAGCACAGACTGATGAAGTAAAGGCAGAGAAACCTGATGACACATCAAAGAATCGACCCTTAAAGAAAAGCAAGAAGAAGGAAAGGGAGCTTGCGGAAAATCCTCCTGCCAAAGCCACAGCCAAAGCCAAAGCCAAAGCCAAAGCTGAGAAGAAGAGGCTTCTTGCTTTACCTTTGGAGGCATCTGTGATTTCACTTCTCTTACTGGTTGTGCTGGGCGCCTTCTATGTG GTTCATTCTGTTTGGGCTGCAGCAGAAGCTTATTCAGCTCCTTCAATAGTTTTAACCACTCGTTCACGTGATGGTCTAcatgtttttgatgattttagaGAGGCTTATGCATGGTTGAGCCATAATACAGATGTCAATGATAAA GTTGCATCATGGTGGGACTATGGTTACCAAACCACCGCCATGGCTAATCGCACTGTTATTGTTGACAATAATACCTGGAACAATACTCATATCGCAACTGTTGGTACTGCCATGTCTTCTCCTGAAAGGGCAGCTTGGGAAATTTTCCACTCCTTGGATGTCAAATATGTTCTCGTAGTCTTTGGAG GCCTCATTGGTTACCCCAGTGATGATATTAATAAGTTCCTGTGGATGGTTCGAATCGGAGGTGGTGTCTTTCCTCATATCAAGGAACCAGATTATCTT AGAGACGGACAATATCGAATTGACTCCCAGGCCACTCCAACCATGCTAAATTGTCTAATGTATAAACTCTCATATTACAG GTTTGTTGAAACCGATGGGAAAGCCTATGATAGAGTTAGGCGGACAGAGATCGGAAAGAAATATTTTAAACTCACTCATTTTGAGGAG GTATTCACAACACATCATTGGATGGTTCGGATATATAAACTGAAGCCTCTTAAGAACAGGATTCGGGGAAAGGCAAAGAAATCAAAATCG AAAACTAGTTCAACAAGCAGTTCTAAAAGAAGTGGAACCAAAAAGAAGAATCCATGGCAGTAG
- the LOC108461459 gene encoding protein phosphatase 1 regulatory inhibitor subunit PPP1R7 homolog codes for MQNQTEPPPETNSDKDDQAMEFDLSSTTALDLTSFQLHDLDSVELPSSLTELDLTANRLSKLDPRIANLINLRKLSFRQNLIDDAAIESISSWGSLSGLEELVLRDNKLTKVPDVSLFKKLLVFDVSFNEITSLHGMSKVSSTLKELYVSKNEVTKMEEIDHLHELQILELGSNRLRVMENLQNFTKLEELWLGRNRIKAINLCGLKYIKKISLQSNRLTSMIGLEECVALEELYLSHNGILKMEGLSTLVNLRVLDVSSNKLTSVNDIQNLTRLEDLWLNDNQIESLESVAEAVSGSREKLTTVYLENNPCAKSPNYQATLRQIFPNIEQIDSSIFA; via the exons ATGCAAAATCAAACCGAACCACCGCCGGAAACTAACTCGGACAAAGACGATCAAGCGATGGAGTTTGATTTATCATCCACCACCGCTCTCGATCTCACCAGCTTCCAGCTCCACGATCTCGACTCGGTGGAATTGCCGTCAAGCCTTACCGAGTTGGACCTTACTGCGAATCGCTTGTCGAAATTGGACCCTCGGATTGCGAATCTCATTAACCTCAGAAAGCTCTCTTTTCGGCAGAACCTCATTGACGATGCTGCTATCGAGTCGATCTCTAGCTGGGGCTCATTATCTGGTCTTGAG GAGTTAGTACTCAGGGATAATAAATTGACGAAAGTACCAGATGTCAGCTTATTCAAGAAGCTCTTGGTTTTTGATGTTTCTTTCAACGAAATCACTTCTCTTCATGGAATGTCGAAGGTCTCCAGCACACTGAAGGAACTCTATGTATCCAAAAATGAAGTTACTAAGATGGAGGAGATTGACCACTTGCATGAGTTGCAAATTCTTGAACTTGGTTCGAACAGATTACGG GTAATGGAAAATTTgcaaaatttcacaaaattagAAGAGCTGTGGCTGGGAAGGAATCGAATTAAAGCTATAAACCTTTGTGGGCTCAAATACATCAAGAAGATTAGCTTGCAAAGTAATCGTTTAACTTCTATGATAGGATTGGAG GAATGTGTTGCTCTAGAAGAGTTATATTTGAGCCACAATGGTATTTTAAAAATGGAAGGTCTATCAACATTGGTTAACCTCCGAGTATTAGACGTTTCATCAAATAAGCTAACATCAGTAAATGACATACAAAACTTGACAAG GTTGGAGGACTTATGGCTCAATGACAACCAAATAGAATCACTTGAAAGTGTAGCTGAGGCGGTTTCTGGTTCAAGAGAAAAGCTCACCACTGTCTATCTTGAAAACAATCCATGT GCAAAATCTCCAAACTACCAAGCTACCCTGAGACAAATTTTCCCCAATATCGAGCAAATCGATTCAAGCATATTTGCCTAG